In a single window of the Coffea eugenioides isolate CCC68of chromosome 3, Ceug_1.0, whole genome shotgun sequence genome:
- the LOC113766336 gene encoding uncharacterized protein LOC113766336 — protein sequence MCRNRYPKDYVEHTTHSEDGYPHYWRRQNNRSVRVRNHYLDNRWVVPYTPYLLALIDCHLNVEICSNVKLVKYLYKYVYKGHDRVSFHIHSEDALEDIDEIHIFQSARWIAAAEAINSNLSDLINSAAFSKTMLIEFFAMNRRSKQTRKLKCLYREFPEHFVWHSDRKKWTRRKRRKVIGRVVTVSSSEGERYFLRLLLSHIRAPRSFNHLLTVNGQLASSYREAAFRMGLLQSDAYIEDTLDEASTFHMPWSLRALFAMLLVFCAPSNPISLWKKYERDLLGDFERSGLASGHDPAYISRCVLHDINRSLEQMGKRIGDYHLVPDDLLFTSHERFTKEIESERNIPFTDDDLLTVYQLNAGQQTAYNAIMTDIFSPDGKSFFVDGPGGMGKTFLYHALLATLRTQGHIALAVASSGVVASTSGLRFLLMHQTLGLARSVSRARLLN from the exons ATGTGTAGGAATCGTTATCCAAAGGATTATGTTGAGCATACTACTCATTCTGAAGATGGCTACCCTCACTATTGGCGAAGGCAGAATAATCGATCTGTTAGAGTGAGAAATCATTATCTAGACAATAGATGGGTTGTCCCCTACACTCCATACCTTCTTGCTCTTATAGATTGTCACTTAAATGTCGAGATTTGCTCAAATGTTAAGCTGGTCAAATACTTGTACAAATATGTGTACAAGGGACATGACCGAGTCAGTTTTCATATTCATTCTGAGGATGCTTTGGAAGATATAGACGAGATCCACATATTCCAATCTGCTAGATGGATAGCAGCTGCTGAAGCGAT AAATTCGAACCTATCAGATCTGATCAACAGTGCAGCTTTTTCAAAAACGATGCTGATTGAGTTTTTTGCCATGAATAGACGAAGTAAGCAGACACGCAAGCTTAAATGTCTATATCGGGAGTTTCCAGAGCACTTTGTTTGGCATTCGGATAGGAAAAAATGGACTCGCAGAAAGCGCAGAAAGGTGATCGGAAGAGTGGTTACCGTTAGTTCCAGTGAAGGTGAGCGATACTTTCTAAGATTGCTCCTATCTCATATTCGTGCACCAAGGTCATTTAACCACCTTCTCACTGTCAATGGACAACTTGCGTCTTCCTATCGAGAAGCTGCCTTTCGAATGGGGTTGCTTCAGTCAGATGCCTATATAGAAGACACTCTTGACGAAGCCAGCACATTTCACATGCCTTGGTCGCTTAGAGCCTTGTTTGCCATGTTACTTGTTTTTTGTGCCCCTTCCAATCCTATTAGTTTATGGAAAAAATATGAGAGGGACTTATTAGGTGATTTCGAAAGAAGTGGACTTGCAAGTGGCCATGATCCTGCTTACATTAGTAGATGTGTGCTGCATGATATAAATAGATCATTGGAGCAGATGGGTAAACGCATTGGTGATTACCATCTGGTTCCTGATGATCTTCTGTTTACCAGCCATGAACGTTTTACCAAGGAAATTGAAAGTGAGCGAAATATTCCCTTTACAGATGATGATTTGCTAACGGTTTATCAATTGAACGCTGGTCAGCAAACTGCATATAATGCTATTATGACAGACATCTTTTCACCTGATGGCAAAAGCTTCTTTGTCGATGGTCCTGGAGGAATGGGTAAAACCTTTTTGTATCATGCCCTCCTTGCTACGTTGCGGACACAAGGCCATATAGCATTGGCGGTTGCATCATCCGGGGTAGTAGCGTCTACTAGCGGTTTAAGATTCCTCTTGATGCATCAAACACTAGGACTTGCCAGATCAGTAAGCAGAGCTCGACTGCTAAACTAA
- the LOC113766337 gene encoding uncharacterized protein LOC113766337: MAKQDTIEAFDLLLKDIMDSDKPFGGKVIVFGSDFRQTLPVIQNATRDIQVQASFVNSTLWGSLQKVTLMENIRALLDKPFLEFLLRVGEGTEPEDEDGRISLSNDILLPYDSKDNSLDRLIESVFSDLQLYSLDPYLMINRCILSAMNIAVDDVNQMIIDRFPGQPYTYTSTDRTLNEREQGDYEDFLNSLNPKRPPSS, encoded by the exons ATGGCGAAGCAAGATACCATTGAAGCATTTGATCTACTCCTTAAGGATATCATGGACAGTGATAAGCCGTTTGGTGGTAAAGTCATCGTTTTTGGCAGCGACTTTCGTCAAACACTCCCTGTCATTCAGAATGCAACACGAGATATTCAAGTTCAAGCCAGCTTTGTCAATTCTACTTTGTGGGGCAGCTTACAGAAAGTTACTCTAATGGAGAATATACGAGCTCTTCTGGATAAACCATTTTTAGAATTTCTTCTTAGAGTGGGCGAAGGGACTGAACCTGAGGACGAAGATGGGCGAATATCTCTAAGCAACGACATATTATTGCCATATGATAGCAAGGATAATTCTCTTGACAG GTTAATAGAATCAGTGTTTTCAGACTTGCAGCTTTACTCCTTGGACCCCTATCTAATGATAAATAGGTGTATCCTATCCGCAATGAATATTGCAGTTGATGATGTAAACCAGATGATAATTGATCGGTTCCCAGGTCAGCCTTATACTTATACGAGCACTGATAGAACGCTTAATGAGCGAGAACAAGGAGATTACGAAGATTTTCTTAACTCTTTGAATCCAAAAAGGCCTCCCTCCTCATAA